One genomic segment of Andreesenia angusta includes these proteins:
- a CDS encoding baseplate J/gp47 family protein, with translation MDVIQSVSREFKIYYSQLKYIEDQAYIDTAVNDGLDRKALDHNITRKNALSSEGEVEFTGTPGALIDSGVVLSSDTLKFSTIGTGIIAKDGKATIKVRCMDSGTKGNVPIGAITKIDNAQEGLKSVTNLSALEGGADIEDDESLRDRVLFHIRKPITSGNKYHYEEWARENVNVGKVKVYPLWNGPGTVKVSVLNRDYGTASPEVLSELKQTIDPVDGMGEGKAPVGAVVTISTAIEVSVNIAMNITYKDGAVASVVNGGIKENLVEYLRNIGYSDKQVVSYAQIGYLTLIVEDVADYTGLTLNIASDNIAIGEEQIAILGELMINGEVV, from the coding sequence ATGGATGTTATACAATCAGTTTCAAGAGAGTTCAAAATCTACTATAGTCAGCTTAAGTACATTGAGGACCAGGCGTATATAGATACTGCGGTAAATGATGGTCTTGACAGAAAGGCTTTAGATCACAATATAACAAGAAAAAATGCGCTGTCATCCGAAGGAGAGGTAGAATTTACTGGAACACCGGGAGCTTTAATTGATTCTGGGGTTGTTTTGAGTTCGGATACCCTGAAATTCTCAACTATTGGAACTGGAATAATAGCTAAAGATGGAAAAGCTACTATTAAAGTTCGGTGCATGGATTCGGGAACTAAAGGCAATGTACCTATAGGAGCAATAACAAAGATAGATAATGCCCAAGAAGGGTTGAAGAGTGTGACGAACTTGTCAGCACTTGAAGGTGGGGCGGATATTGAGGATGACGAGTCACTTAGAGATAGAGTCCTTTTCCATATCAGAAAGCCTATCACTTCCGGAAACAAGTATCACTATGAAGAGTGGGCAAGGGAAAATGTAAATGTTGGGAAAGTGAAGGTTTATCCGCTTTGGAATGGTCCTGGAACTGTAAAAGTATCAGTGCTGAATAGAGACTACGGAACAGCAAGCCCTGAAGTGCTCTCTGAGCTTAAACAGACGATAGACCCCGTAGATGGAATGGGAGAAGGTAAGGCCCCTGTTGGGGCGGTGGTGACTATCAGCACCGCTATAGAAGTTTCTGTGAATATAGCTATGAATATTACTTATAAAGATGGCGCTGTGGCGTCTGTGGTGAATGGGGGCATAAAAGAGAATTTAGTCGAGTATCTCAGGAATATAGGATATTCTGACAAGCAGGTAGTGTCTTATGCTCAGATAGGATACCTTACTCTGATCGTGGAAGATGTGGCTGACTATACAGGCCTTACGCTTAACATAGCTTCTGACAACATAGCTATAGGTGAAGAACAAATAGCTATACTCGGGGAGTTGATGATAAATGGCGAAGTTGTCTAG
- a CDS encoding CD1375 family protein — translation MKAWKIKAYATLVRLERYDLEPVEGGTKSVVEEEYRIAVAEYLLTGEIVA, via the coding sequence ATGAAAGCGTGGAAGATAAAAGCTTATGCAACATTGGTTAGGCTAGAGAGATATGATCTGGAGCCTGTAGAGGGAGGTACGAAGTCTGTAGTAGAGGAAGAGTATAGAATAGCAGTGGCCGAGTATCTGCTGACAGGGGAGATAGTAGCTTAG
- a CDS encoding phage tail tip lysozyme encodes MRYILYRRKKSPLDITDLVDGQTIISGALSQVARVLDISVIRKGVDYYAPNVDIERGDSIGVLDDKGKEFYRGTVWIKKLDDTSTVQQLTCYDPLIYMNKCESKDSVFVGKTAESVAKQVIEEIGLKAGKLVPTGVTVKLNGRGKTCYEIMMSAYTEAKKETGKVYYPVVNNGKVDMIEKGDLVDGLILKYSEQQVPGALDSVSYEDSSETLVNKVVEINDEGTVVSDRSSSEDINKYGLIQKIQQSSSGETAKENIELCSGKKYITCSCIGDWRLRTGYSVKLKTSMIEAEQLYIESDKHSLENGIHTVDLDLSYENVMDEHEMKEEATKGGDGSFAPLSGSSNEVKLWNFFRGRGYSKEATAGILGNLYQESKLDPKCHQSGGGAGRGLAQWTLTQRWAELVAWAKASGKNEWDLMTQAEYIDLEMKKPYYANRFKGGLQGFKNSTSVDTATKQFHDIYEASADTPSMIQRLRIVPARGYFDRLGGKEVNGQVSSDNNKLFSIAREYFGLPYSMKLRPANIGPNGLGTSTARGTYYDCSSYVRAVFYRAYGVDIGSYTGAQRSSKATVQVSKNDLKPGDLVFSNGGRHVALYVGNGRIYHTNIEGKPCREDNLQKDIFMVKRYIGG; translated from the coding sequence ATGAGATATATTCTGTATAGACGCAAAAAATCTCCACTGGATATTACAGATTTAGTGGATGGCCAAACTATAATATCAGGAGCTCTGAGTCAAGTAGCTAGGGTTCTAGATATAAGTGTAATCAGGAAGGGGGTGGACTATTATGCTCCGAATGTAGATATAGAGCGAGGGGATAGCATAGGAGTACTCGATGATAAGGGAAAAGAGTTCTACAGGGGAACTGTTTGGATTAAAAAACTAGATGACACTAGTACAGTTCAACAGCTTACTTGTTACGATCCTTTGATTTACATGAATAAGTGCGAAAGCAAGGATAGTGTATTTGTGGGAAAAACAGCCGAGTCTGTAGCAAAGCAAGTTATAGAAGAGATTGGGCTTAAAGCTGGGAAGTTAGTTCCTACCGGAGTCACCGTAAAGCTAAATGGCAGAGGAAAGACTTGCTATGAAATAATGATGTCTGCGTATACGGAGGCAAAAAAAGAGACTGGAAAAGTATACTATCCGGTTGTAAACAATGGGAAAGTTGACATGATAGAGAAGGGAGATTTGGTAGATGGGCTAATCCTTAAATACTCAGAACAGCAAGTCCCTGGAGCTCTAGACTCTGTGTCTTATGAAGACAGTTCTGAAACGCTTGTAAATAAGGTTGTTGAGATAAATGACGAAGGTACAGTTGTTAGCGATAGATCAAGCAGTGAAGATATAAACAAATATGGATTGATACAGAAAATTCAGCAATCCAGCAGTGGAGAGACTGCTAAGGAAAATATAGAGCTATGTAGTGGAAAGAAATACATTACATGCTCTTGTATCGGAGACTGGAGGTTGAGGACTGGCTATTCAGTAAAGTTGAAGACTAGCATGATTGAAGCAGAGCAGCTATATATAGAAAGTGACAAGCATAGCTTGGAGAATGGAATTCATACAGTGGATCTAGACTTGAGCTATGAAAATGTGATGGACGAGCATGAAATGAAAGAAGAAGCAACTAAGGGCGGCGATGGATCTTTCGCGCCACTTAGTGGAAGCTCTAACGAAGTTAAGCTTTGGAACTTCTTTAGAGGTAGAGGATATAGCAAGGAGGCTACAGCTGGAATACTGGGAAATTTGTATCAGGAGTCCAAGTTGGACCCGAAGTGCCATCAATCAGGTGGGGGTGCCGGAAGAGGTCTTGCTCAGTGGACCTTGACCCAGAGATGGGCAGAGTTGGTTGCCTGGGCTAAGGCCAGTGGAAAGAATGAATGGGACCTTATGACTCAGGCGGAATATATAGACTTAGAGATGAAAAAGCCTTACTATGCAAATAGATTCAAGGGTGGCCTACAAGGATTTAAGAATAGCACATCCGTAGATACTGCGACAAAGCAGTTCCACGACATATACGAAGCATCTGCGGACACTCCAAGCATGATACAAAGATTAAGAATCGTGCCTGCTAGGGGATACTTTGATAGGCTTGGAGGCAAGGAAGTTAATGGGCAGGTATCCTCTGACAATAATAAGTTATTTAGTATAGCTCGAGAGTACTTCGGCCTTCCTTATAGCATGAAGCTAAGACCAGCAAATATAGGTCCTAATGGTCTTGGGACAAGTACAGCACGAGGAACCTACTACGACTGTAGCTCTTATGTGAGAGCTGTGTTCTACAGAGCATATGGAGTTGATATAGGATCATATACAGGGGCGCAGAGAAGTAGCAAAGCGACTGTTCAAGTTTCCAAGAATGACTTAAAGCCCGGGGATCTTGTGTTTTCAAATGGTGGGCGCCACGTGGCGCTATATGTAGGAAATGGCCGAATATATCATACCAATATAGAGGGGAAACCTTGTAGAGAAGACAATCTTCAGAAGGATATATTCATGGTGAAAAGATATATAGGAGGTTAG
- a CDS encoding YkgJ family cysteine cluster protein, with protein MIKKKEMLKLYRTLDKYQEKLRIQDPYWEKCSPCKNKGQCCINSTTMILNSESTIIKSHIKKLDEDIKEVLRHNIDNDILCPFRDEKGCMIHDVRPFICRITPYTSSLNNNSINKYKIGYLVDSSDCMQLKTYEQDIEGSDLIKQYKSQIFADLPISDDGKTRKYLNSDYLKKNDKTHLKVLQESGIEVIDFLKREYKSLFKE; from the coding sequence TTGATTAAAAAGAAAGAGATGTTAAAGCTTTATCGTACACTAGATAAATATCAAGAGAAGCTAAGAATTCAAGATCCTTACTGGGAAAAATGCAGTCCCTGTAAAAATAAAGGACAGTGTTGTATAAACTCTACCACAATGATTTTAAATTCTGAGTCTACTATTATAAAAAGTCATATAAAAAAACTTGATGAAGATATAAAAGAAGTTTTAAGACATAATATAGATAACGACATATTATGTCCTTTTAGAGATGAAAAAGGTTGCATGATTCATGACGTCAGACCTTTTATATGTAGGATAACTCCATATACTTCAAGTTTAAATAATAATTCAATCAATAAATATAAAATCGGATATCTGGTAGATAGTAGCGATTGTATGCAGCTAAAAACATATGAACAGGATATAGAAGGTAGTGATCTTATAAAACAATATAAGAGTCAGATATTTGCTGACTTACCTATAAGCGATGATGGTAAAACAAGAAAATATCTTAATTCAGACTATTTAAAAAAAAATGATAAAACACATTTGAAAGTGTTACAAGAAAGTGGTATAGAGGTTATAGACTTTCTTAAAAGAGAATATAAAAGCTTGTTTAAAGAATAA
- a CDS encoding DUF2634 domain-containing protein, with product MSNLPGSMQAEVLNLNLDKELPVLCEYAYDFSKNELILQDGRPKYVYRNEALKIWLFKALVTERNRYEAYSSQFGCDVWELMGEVMSLDIKKSEIRRYIVEAIMVNPYVTNVEKVDIEIEGSKVIANVRVKSIYKDEVIEVNVHL from the coding sequence ATGAGCAATCTTCCAGGCTCTATGCAGGCTGAGGTTTTAAATTTGAACTTAGACAAGGAATTGCCTGTATTATGTGAATATGCCTATGACTTTTCAAAAAACGAGCTGATTCTGCAAGATGGAAGACCTAAATATGTCTATAGGAATGAAGCTTTAAAGATATGGCTTTTCAAGGCCTTGGTTACAGAGAGAAATAGATATGAGGCCTATAGTTCCCAGTTTGGGTGCGATGTGTGGGAGCTCATGGGAGAAGTTATGAGTTTAGACATAAAAAAGTCTGAGATAAGGCGATATATAGTGGAGGCTATAATGGTGAATCCATATGTAACCAATGTAGAGAAAGTAGACATAGAGATTGAAGGCAGTAAAGTAATCGCAAATGTCAGAGTGAAATCAATCTACAAAGATGAGGTGATAGAGGTAAATGTACACCTATAG
- a CDS encoding phage holin family protein → MEKINLVKTELLYIAGIIGSAIAHSLGGWDKALATLALFMAVDYVTGFILAIVFKKSPKTESGGASSKVGFKGLCKKGVMLLIVLVAHGLDSVVGSDFIRDGVIIAFIVNETLSIIENAGQMGLDPPSVLVRGVEILKSKNEEE, encoded by the coding sequence ATGGAGAAAATAAACTTAGTAAAAACAGAATTACTATACATTGCAGGAATAATCGGAAGCGCTATTGCACATTCATTAGGAGGCTGGGACAAAGCGTTAGCAACATTAGCACTATTTATGGCCGTAGACTATGTAACTGGTTTTATTTTGGCAATAGTATTTAAAAAGAGCCCCAAAACAGAAAGTGGAGGAGCATCTTCTAAGGTAGGTTTTAAGGGGCTTTGTAAAAAGGGTGTAATGCTCCTAATTGTCCTAGTAGCTCATGGACTTGATTCGGTTGTGGGCTCTGACTTCATAAGGGATGGGGTTATAATAGCATTCATAGTAAATGAAACACTGTCGATAATAGAAAACGCTGGACAAATGGGGCTTGATCCACCGAGCGTACTTGTAAGAGGCGTTGAAATTTTGAAAAGCAAAAATGAGGAGGAATAG
- a CDS encoding putative phage tail protein: MSRKIPKRFAEIGIISDILQALDRGLVDLENKTNQVMNDFTINNVSDTNIERYEKILDISNLNLTLELRRGALLSKYRGVGTITPKRLESIAASFSGGEVDIAEHAEGAYIITIIFKDTRNDVRYLQALDRALKEVMPAHLDYIVSVEYETKIGIQPEIRDYEYPFNMCGTFLCGIKPDYSTQGARLSENLRVQSKDSTNVQKYKMAGTFAAESEV; the protein is encoded by the coding sequence TTGTCTAGAAAAATACCGAAACGGTTTGCAGAGATAGGTATAATATCGGATATACTCCAAGCGTTGGATAGAGGCTTGGTTGACCTTGAAAATAAGACCAATCAGGTTATGAATGATTTCACTATAAATAATGTGTCTGATACAAATATCGAAAGGTATGAAAAAATACTGGATATAAGTAATCTTAACCTAACTTTAGAACTGCGAAGAGGGGCCTTGCTAAGCAAATACAGAGGTGTCGGCACAATTACACCAAAGCGATTAGAAAGTATCGCCGCTTCTTTTTCAGGTGGAGAAGTAGACATAGCAGAACATGCAGAGGGTGCGTATATCATTACAATAATCTTTAAAGATACGAGGAATGATGTGCGGTATCTACAGGCTTTAGACAGAGCGTTGAAAGAAGTCATGCCAGCACACCTTGACTATATAGTTAGCGTTGAATACGAAACCAAAATTGGAATACAGCCTGAAATAAGAGATTATGAATATCCATTCAATATGTGCGGGACTTTCCTATGTGGAATTAAGCCAGATTATTCAACACAGGGAGCTAGATTAAGCGAAAACTTGAGAGTTCAATCTAAGGATAGTACAAATGTTCAGAAGTATAAAATGGCGGGTACATTCGCCGCAGAAAGCGAGGTTTAG